From Fervidobacterium gondwanense DSM 13020, a single genomic window includes:
- the iscB gene encoding RNA-guided endonuclease IscB, whose translation MTSPSNIGDELLTPQGGLHHMVYAISQQGKPLVPTKRHGKVRRLLKQGLAKVVKREPFTIQLLYDTTTYVQPVTVGIDIGSKTVGVSAITDKKEVFSSEIELRTDIKDLLCERREYRQLRRYRKTRYRKARFLNRRKPEGWLAPSLRWKVDAHIRIVNMLSKILPISKVIVEVAPFDTQKILNPDIQGEEYQNGVQKGFWDVREYCLWRAGYKSEVSGKKGVLEVHHIVPRSGGGTDNPSNLIVLTAQEHKAIHEGRLKIPKSKIEKVRILKDASHVSTIGWHIVNELKELYEDVRVTYGSITKAKRSEFGLEKTHRNDAYVIGGGTVQKRAKEWYFGKFFRRQNRSLHKVNPIKGGIRPVNTIKQSYGFRRFDKIEYEGKIGIIAGTRSSGYFVIRSLSGERIHDSVKYSKLKHFEKSKTIMLERREAAISSHD comes from the coding sequence ATGACAAGCCCATCTAACATTGGCGATGAGCTCCTAACTCCGCAAGGAGGCTTACACCATATGGTGTATGCTATTTCTCAACAGGGGAAACCTCTCGTGCCAACTAAAAGGCATGGAAAAGTAAGAAGACTTTTAAAACAAGGACTTGCGAAAGTTGTCAAAAGAGAGCCTTTCACAATTCAGCTTTTGTATGATACAACCACATATGTACAGCCAGTAACAGTTGGCATCGACATTGGTTCAAAAACAGTCGGTGTCTCAGCCATAACAGATAAGAAAGAAGTATTTTCATCGGAGATAGAACTCAGAACTGACATCAAAGACTTATTGTGCGAAAGAAGAGAATACAGACAGTTAAGAAGGTATCGCAAGACGAGGTACAGAAAAGCAAGATTTTTGAATAGGCGTAAACCAGAAGGATGGCTTGCACCAAGTCTAAGGTGGAAAGTAGATGCACATATTAGAATAGTCAACATGCTCAGCAAGATACTGCCGATATCAAAGGTTATCGTAGAAGTTGCACCGTTTGATACCCAAAAGATATTAAATCCAGATATCCAAGGAGAAGAATATCAAAATGGAGTGCAGAAAGGTTTTTGGGATGTGAGAGAATATTGTCTATGGCGAGCAGGATATAAATCGGAGGTATCTGGCAAAAAAGGAGTTTTGGAAGTTCACCATATAGTTCCAAGAAGCGGAGGTGGGACGGACAATCCTTCAAACCTGATAGTCTTAACAGCACAAGAGCACAAAGCAATACATGAGGGCAGGTTAAAGATACCAAAGAGCAAGATAGAGAAGGTAAGGATTCTCAAAGATGCGAGTCACGTATCGACGATAGGTTGGCATATAGTTAATGAGCTAAAGGAACTGTACGAGGATGTCAGAGTTACATACGGTAGTATCACCAAAGCAAAGAGAAGTGAGTTTGGATTGGAAAAGACGCACCGAAATGATGCATATGTCATAGGGGGAGGGACAGTTCAGAAGAGAGCGAAAGAATGGTATTTTGGTAAGTTTTTCAGAAGACAAAATAGGTCATTGCATAAAGTCAATCCAATCAAAGGTGGTATAAGACCGGTTAATACAATCAAACAATCATACGGTTTCAGAAGGTTTGACAAAATAGAATACGAAGGGAAGATAGGAATCATAGCTGGAACAAGAAGTAGTGGATATTTTGTAATAAGAAGTCTTTCAGGGGAAAGAATACACGATAGTGTGAAATACAGCAAATTAAAACATTTCGAGAAATCAAAGACGATAATGTTGGAAAGGAGGGAAGCGGCTATCTCCTCACACGACTAA
- a CDS encoding cupin domain-containing protein, protein MKLGSKLKRLRLARGYTQEELADRCDLSRSFISQLESDKVSPSVETLERILRVLGTDLKHFFSEEQKKIVFKKDERVPVYDLPKGVKIDILMDAVEDKELDAKIVELEPGAQTDKEDYHDGDEFGYVVEGSVDIYIDGKRYRANEGECFYYSGDCVHYMRNPGKEKAVILWIQTI, encoded by the coding sequence ATGAAATTGGGAAGTAAACTTAAAAGACTTAGACTCGCAAGAGGATATACACAAGAAGAACTCGCCGATAGATGCGATCTGTCGAGAAGTTTTATCTCTCAGCTTGAAAGTGACAAAGTTTCTCCATCTGTTGAAACTCTCGAGAGAATTCTCAGAGTCCTTGGGACAGATTTGAAACATTTCTTTTCCGAAGAGCAGAAAAAGATCGTATTCAAGAAAGACGAAAGGGTACCTGTATACGATTTACCAAAGGGAGTAAAGATAGATATACTGATGGACGCTGTGGAAGACAAAGAGCTCGATGCAAAGATAGTCGAACTTGAACCCGGAGCCCAGACAGATAAAGAAGACTATCACGACGGCGACGAGTTCGGATACGTTGTAGAAGGCTCTGTCGACATATATATAGATGGAAAAAGGTACAGAGCGAACGAAGGAGAGTGTTTTTACTACTCAGGCGACTGTGTACACTACATGAGAAACCCGGGCAAAGAAAAAGCTGTCATACTGTGGATACAGACAATTTGA